A single region of the Phycisphaerae bacterium genome encodes:
- a CDS encoding dihydroorotate dehydrogenase-like protein, translating to MDLSTTYMGLKLGNPLVPSASPLSREVGAIRRLEDAGAAAVVMYSLFEEQISHEARELDHHLNFGTESYAEATHYFPNVSQFILGPDEYLSHVAAAKQAVDIPIIASLNGSTVGGWTDYAKMIEQAGADALELNVYQVATDPLVSGREIENRYIEILSAVKSAVNIPVAMKLSPYFSSMAWMAQRLDEAGANGLVLFNRFYQPDFDLESLSVVPNLQLSAPSAIRLPLRWVAILNGRIRANLAATTGVHTAIDVLKLTMAGADIVQLCSVLLKRGIGEIAEILANMREWMNEHDYQSIEEMKGSMSQKSCPDPAAFERANYMVALNRYF from the coding sequence ATGGACCTTTCGACAACTTACATGGGTTTGAAACTCGGTAATCCGCTGGTGCCGTCGGCGAGCCCGCTCTCCCGCGAAGTCGGGGCGATTCGCAGGCTTGAGGATGCCGGCGCCGCCGCCGTTGTCATGTATTCACTGTTCGAGGAACAGATCAGTCACGAGGCCCGTGAGTTGGACCACCATCTCAACTTCGGTACGGAGAGTTACGCCGAAGCGACGCATTACTTCCCGAATGTCAGTCAGTTCATTCTCGGCCCCGATGAATATTTGTCACACGTCGCAGCTGCCAAACAGGCCGTCGATATACCGATCATCGCCAGCCTCAACGGCTCGACCGTCGGCGGCTGGACCGACTACGCGAAGATGATCGAGCAGGCTGGGGCCGACGCGCTCGAACTAAACGTCTATCAGGTAGCGACCGATCCACTCGTTTCCGGCCGCGAAATCGAAAACCGCTACATCGAGATTCTCAGTGCGGTGAAATCGGCTGTAAATATCCCGGTGGCAATGAAGCTCTCTCCCTATTTCAGTTCAATGGCCTGGATGGCCCAGCGCCTCGACGAGGCCGGGGCGAACGGCCTTGTCCTCTTCAACCGCTTCTATCAACCGGATTTCGATCTGGAGTCACTCAGCGTCGTGCCCAACTTACAGCTTTCCGCACCGTCAGCGATTCGCCTGCCGCTGCGATGGGTCGCCATTCTGAATGGACGAATTCGCGCGAACCTCGCGGCAACGACTGGCGTGCATACCGCCATCGACGTGCTCAAGCTCACCATGGCCGGCGCTGACATTGTCCAGCTCTGCTCGGTCCTGCTTAAGCGTGGAATCGGGGAAATCGCGGAAATTCTCGCGAACATGCGCGAATGGATGAACGAGCACGATTATCAGTCGATCGAAGAAATGAAGGGGAGCATGAGCCAGAAATCCTGTCCCGACCCGGCGGCCTTCGAGCGGGCCAACTACATGGTTGCATTGAACCGGTACTTCTGA